From the genome of Verrucomicrobiia bacterium, one region includes:
- a CDS encoding penicillin-binding transpeptidase domain-containing protein has translation MKFAADAIDMLIFDQLRKNDAQLHWLGILLGAGLILLLVGLWWVQIVGANRYREMVEVQHYRTVRMPAARGQVLDRNQRILAENQPDYRINLYLEELSPAFRNEYRRIRPRVIVTNDLPFWKRWLGLPNVTTQFVRVKDSQLEQQARFQVISSVAQQVSDILQLPVPLNASNFNYHYSYSRAMPFNLASQLSPRSVARFEEKSPAGLEASVEMRSQRVYPYSNLTAQVVGFVRPDDSSALGEDATFSYRLPDYRGQIGIEGGLDQVLRGRAGVKSVLVNSLLYRQNDTIWEPTISGADVVLTLDVELQRAADEALRKKIGPGGRGAVVVMDVHSGDLLAMVSAPTYDPNRFTGRISRAEYQRILESTALRNRVTADQYQAGSVFKIIVALAALETPAARFDPLEEYEVKANPATGRGIIWVGNHPFRDTVSPGFYNLERAIMKSSNSYFIALGLRPGVFERVIELGHRLHLGERFPPDTLPLRQEAAGNFPSFEQIRKSNWQNGDTANICIGQGKMDVTPLQMAVMIAAVANGGTVVTPRLVDHYAAQNSFDPVTSQPPARRQIREQLGVSARSLKIVHEAMLSETESPEGTGRYVQGCGYRVCGKTGTAELQTMREDGSGRKNTTWFGSFAPYETPRFAVVVMVENGVSGGATCTPIAHDVYVALKEFEAREAANHTASTREFSHLIP, from the coding sequence GTGAAATTCGCCGCGGACGCAATTGACATGCTGATTTTCGACCAACTCCGTAAGAATGACGCCCAGCTTCACTGGCTGGGAATCCTTCTCGGCGCGGGCCTCATCCTCCTGCTGGTCGGGCTTTGGTGGGTGCAGATCGTCGGCGCGAATCGCTATCGGGAAATGGTCGAGGTGCAACACTATCGCACGGTGCGCATGCCCGCCGCGCGCGGTCAGGTGCTGGATCGCAACCAGCGCATCCTGGCGGAAAATCAACCGGATTACCGCATCAATCTGTATCTGGAAGAACTTAGCCCCGCGTTCCGTAATGAATACCGCCGCATCCGTCCGCGCGTGATCGTCACCAACGATCTGCCGTTTTGGAAGCGCTGGCTGGGTCTGCCCAATGTCACCACCCAGTTCGTCCGGGTGAAAGATTCGCAACTCGAACAGCAGGCGCGTTTCCAAGTGATCAGCTCCGTCGCGCAGCAAGTCAGCGATATTTTGCAACTGCCCGTGCCGCTAAACGCCAGTAACTTCAATTACCATTACAGTTACAGCCGCGCGATGCCGTTCAATCTGGCGAGCCAGCTTTCTCCCCGTTCCGTGGCGCGCTTTGAGGAAAAATCCCCCGCCGGATTGGAAGCCAGCGTGGAAATGCGCAGTCAACGCGTTTATCCCTACAGCAACTTGACGGCGCAGGTCGTCGGGTTTGTGCGTCCGGACGACAGCTCCGCGCTCGGCGAGGACGCGACGTTTTCCTATCGGCTGCCGGATTATCGCGGCCAAATCGGCATTGAAGGCGGGCTGGATCAAGTGTTGCGTGGGCGGGCGGGAGTCAAATCCGTGCTGGTTAACAGCCTGCTCTATCGTCAGAACGACACCATTTGGGAGCCGACCATCTCCGGCGCGGATGTGGTGCTAACCCTCGATGTCGAATTACAACGAGCCGCCGACGAGGCGCTCCGCAAAAAAATTGGCCCCGGCGGACGCGGCGCGGTCGTGGTCATGGATGTACATTCAGGCGACCTCCTGGCAATGGTTTCCGCTCCCACCTATGATCCCAACCGCTTTACCGGGCGCATCTCGCGCGCCGAATACCAGCGCATCCTCGAATCAACCGCCTTGCGAAACCGCGTGACGGCGGATCAATACCAGGCCGGCTCGGTGTTCAAAATCATCGTTGCCCTCGCCGCGTTGGAAACCCCGGCGGCCAGATTTGATCCGCTCGAAGAATACGAAGTCAAAGCCAATCCGGCGACTGGACGCGGCATTATTTGGGTGGGCAATCATCCATTCCGGGACACCGTGAGCCCGGGGTTTTACAACCTCGAACGCGCCATCATGAAATCCAGCAATTCTTACTTTATCGCGCTGGGTCTGCGTCCGGGTGTTTTCGAGCGCGTGATTGAATTGGGACACCGGTTGCACTTGGGTGAACGCTTTCCGCCCGATACCCTGCCCTTGCGTCAGGAAGCCGCCGGCAATTTTCCGTCCTTTGAACAAATCCGTAAAAGCAACTGGCAGAACGGCGACACCGCGAACATCTGCATTGGCCAGGGAAAAATGGATGTAACGCCGTTGCAGATGGCCGTGATGATCGCCGCCGTGGCCAACGGCGGCACGGTGGTCACGCCACGTTTGGTGGACCATTACGCGGCCCAGAATTCGTTTGATCCGGTGACCTCCCAACCTCCCGCACGCCGCCAGATTCGCGAGCAACTCGGAGTGAGCGCCAGAAGCCTGAAAATTGTCCACGAAGCGATGCTGTCGGAAACGGAATCCCCTGAAGGCACTGGTCGCTACGTGCAAGGTTGCGGGTATCGGGTGTGCGGTAAAACGGGGACCGCCGAATTGCAAACCATGCGCGAGGATGGCAGCGGCAGGAAAAATACGACCTGGTTTGGCTCCTTTGCTCCGTATGAAACGCCCCGCTTTGCCGTGGTCGTCATGGTTGAAAACGGCGTCTCAGGTGGCGCCACCTGCACACCCATCGCGCATGACGTGTATGTCGCCCTCAAGGAGTTTGAAGCCCGCGAAGCGGCCAACCACACCGCTTCCACGCGAGAATTTTCTCATTTGATTCCATGA
- the rodA gene encoding rod shape-determining protein RodA, protein MSLMNQPLTFNDSAPRLDRLQLAAVLGLVLVGLAFVFSATMANESAWGQPLVKQLWFRQLFWYGAGGTAAALLCLVDYHTLTRWAGVIYWISIVTLVAVIFFGTVRGGARRWFDLGFVSLQPSELAKLAFVLALANFLSRPPDELRLPVNFWKALAMMGLPVLLIMKEPDLGSALVFIPTGFAMMLVAGVPRRFLLRLLGVGSLVSTLFLVDILFAPPSWQIKLEEYQRHRLLVYFGQDFAPANATKEQKKRMEELRRQKSYQPNQALRAVGSGGFWGKGWREGSQTALGFLPPGAAHTDFIFSVIAEEKGFIGSVMVLTLYGIVLFTGLRIADRARDRLGKVLAAGVVTLLFSHIFINIGMNIRLMPVTGIPLPLLSYGGSSVLASMIAIGMLQNVHIYRRGY, encoded by the coding sequence ATGAGCCTGATGAACCAACCCCTTACGTTCAATGACAGCGCGCCGCGGCTGGATCGCCTGCAATTGGCGGCGGTGCTGGGGTTGGTTTTGGTTGGATTGGCCTTCGTGTTCAGCGCCACCATGGCCAATGAATCCGCCTGGGGCCAGCCGTTGGTAAAACAATTGTGGTTCCGCCAGTTGTTCTGGTACGGCGCCGGAGGCACGGCGGCGGCCCTGCTGTGCCTGGTGGACTACCACACGCTGACGCGCTGGGCGGGAGTCATTTACTGGATTTCAATCGTCACGCTGGTGGCGGTGATCTTTTTCGGCACGGTGCGCGGCGGCGCGCGACGTTGGTTCGATCTGGGCTTCGTCAGTCTGCAACCGTCCGAGCTGGCCAAGCTCGCCTTCGTGCTGGCGCTGGCCAATTTCCTCAGCCGCCCTCCGGATGAATTACGGTTGCCGGTAAATTTCTGGAAAGCGCTGGCGATGATGGGACTTCCCGTTCTGCTGATCATGAAAGAGCCGGACCTCGGTTCGGCGCTGGTGTTCATTCCAACGGGTTTCGCCATGATGCTGGTAGCGGGGGTGCCGCGGCGCTTTCTCTTGCGGCTGTTAGGCGTCGGCAGTCTCGTCAGCACTCTGTTCCTGGTAGATATTTTATTCGCGCCGCCCAGTTGGCAGATCAAATTGGAGGAATACCAACGCCACCGGCTGCTGGTGTACTTTGGACAGGATTTTGCGCCGGCCAACGCCACAAAGGAGCAAAAGAAGCGGATGGAGGAATTGCGACGGCAGAAATCGTATCAACCCAATCAAGCCTTGCGCGCGGTGGGGTCCGGCGGTTTCTGGGGCAAAGGCTGGCGCGAAGGCAGTCAAACGGCGCTGGGCTTTTTGCCCCCGGGCGCCGCGCACACGGATTTTATTTTTTCAGTCATCGCCGAAGAGAAAGGTTTCATCGGCAGCGTGATGGTTCTCACGCTTTACGGCATCGTCCTGTTTACCGGGTTACGCATTGCCGACCGGGCCCGCGATCGCCTGGGCAAAGTGCTGGCGGCGGGAGTGGTGACACTCCTGTTCAGCCACATATTCATCAACATCGGAATGAACATCCGGCTCATGCCCGTGACAGGCATTCCACTGCCGCTGTTATCTTACGGCGGATCTTCAGTGCTGGCCTCCATGATCGCCATTGGCATGTTGCAAAATGTTCACATCTATCGAAGAGGATACTAA
- a CDS encoding Rne/Rng family ribonuclease, with protein MSNDKRFGGRRRRGGMRFKPSGGLQNQSPKKDKAASEARAEAIGEVVGGFDQEKLFEYRHQNEIERSENLAAGLAPDGSAKSAAEPKAKRETPAPAEPKAPAPRVPEKPFTPVKVTEPNRSLVEKITDAATHLVKKVQRLIRPEKRVHKEIVINAEMLETRVAVTEDGRLEEFNIERTTEERLVGSIFKGKVRNLEDGLKAAFVDIGFEKNAFLHYWDVVPNQFDSGVEIVDRPHKKRDKPKITQKDIPRLYPPGSEIVVQVTKGPISTKGPRVTTNLVLPGRYLVLLPNSDQSGISRKIENHQERQRLKKILRELSIPDGMGVILRTAGEGQQKRYFVRDLALLLTEWRNIQEKIKSQPMATCVFEEPDLIERTVRDFLTEGVERIVVDNQKAGDRMQEMITKISRRSARKVKVYLEAQPVFDRFGISKQLENAFARQVHLKSGGYVVVDETEALVAIDVNTGRHKGGKDQEAAILKVNQEAADEICRQLRLRNMGGLIVLDFIDMKSGRDRQNIFSRMKEGLRRDKAKTHILPISPLGLMEMTRQRHSESVRSAVYDDCPYCKGRGKVKSTETMSVEIQRKLQEILKKRTRDESDFQLRIVVHPTVLERLRTEDEKHLIELEKRYFGKLSFRADPAMHAEQFKIQNVTTNEDLANVA; from the coding sequence ATGAGTAACGACAAACGATTCGGCGGCAGACGCCGGCGCGGCGGAATGCGCTTCAAACCCAGTGGCGGCCTGCAAAACCAGTCGCCCAAAAAAGACAAGGCGGCCAGTGAGGCCCGGGCCGAAGCCATCGGCGAAGTGGTCGGCGGATTCGACCAGGAAAAACTGTTCGAGTACCGCCATCAAAACGAAATTGAGCGCTCCGAAAATCTGGCGGCGGGACTGGCCCCGGACGGCAGCGCCAAAAGCGCAGCGGAGCCGAAAGCCAAACGGGAGACGCCCGCGCCCGCTGAACCCAAAGCTCCCGCGCCGCGCGTGCCGGAAAAGCCATTCACTCCGGTCAAAGTGACCGAGCCTAATCGCTCGCTGGTGGAAAAAATCACGGACGCAGCCACGCACCTGGTCAAGAAGGTGCAACGCCTGATCCGACCGGAAAAACGCGTTCACAAGGAAATTGTCATCAACGCGGAAATGTTGGAAACCCGGGTCGCCGTGACGGAAGACGGGCGGCTCGAGGAATTTAACATCGAGCGCACCACCGAGGAGCGGCTGGTGGGCAGCATCTTCAAAGGCAAAGTGCGCAATCTGGAAGACGGTTTGAAAGCGGCCTTCGTGGATATTGGTTTCGAGAAGAACGCCTTCCTCCACTACTGGGACGTGGTGCCCAACCAATTCGATAGTGGGGTGGAAATCGTGGATCGGCCGCACAAAAAACGCGACAAGCCGAAGATCACGCAGAAGGACATTCCCCGGCTTTACCCGCCCGGCTCGGAAATCGTCGTGCAAGTCACCAAGGGACCGATCAGCACCAAAGGCCCGCGCGTGACCACCAATCTGGTGTTGCCGGGACGGTATCTCGTGTTGTTGCCCAACTCTGACCAAAGCGGTATTTCCCGCAAGATCGAGAACCATCAGGAACGCCAGCGTTTGAAGAAAATTCTGCGCGAACTCAGCATCCCCGATGGCATGGGCGTCATCCTGCGCACGGCGGGTGAAGGTCAGCAAAAACGCTATTTCGTTCGCGATCTAGCCTTGCTGCTCACTGAATGGCGAAACATCCAGGAAAAGATCAAATCGCAGCCGATGGCCACGTGCGTCTTCGAGGAGCCGGACCTGATCGAGCGCACCGTGCGTGATTTTCTCACGGAAGGGGTTGAACGCATCGTCGTGGATAACCAAAAAGCGGGCGACCGCATGCAGGAAATGATCACGAAAATTTCCCGGCGTTCCGCGCGCAAGGTGAAGGTTTATCTGGAAGCGCAACCGGTCTTTGATCGGTTCGGCATTTCCAAGCAATTGGAAAATGCGTTCGCCCGTCAGGTGCATCTCAAGAGCGGCGGCTACGTCGTCGTGGACGAAACCGAAGCCCTGGTGGCCATTGACGTGAACACGGGACGCCACAAAGGCGGCAAGGATCAGGAAGCGGCCATCCTCAAGGTCAATCAGGAGGCGGCGGATGAAATTTGCCGGCAACTGCGCCTGCGAAACATGGGCGGACTCATCGTGCTGGATTTCATTGACATGAAATCCGGACGCGACCGGCAAAACATCTTCAGCCGGATGAAAGAGGGGTTGCGGCGGGACAAGGCCAAAACCCACATCCTGCCGATCTCGCCCCTCGGGTTGATGGAAATGACCCGGCAACGCCACAGCGAAAGCGTGCGGTCGGCCGTCTATGATGACTGTCCGTATTGCAAAGGCCGCGGCAAGGTGAAGAGCACCGAAACCATGAGCGTGGAAATCCAGCGCAAACTGCAGGAAATTCTGAAGAAGCGCACCCGCGATGAATCCGATTTCCAATTGCGCATCGTGGTGCATCCGACCGTACTCGAGCGTCTGCGCACCGAGGACGAGAAGCACCTCATTGAATTGGAGAAACGGTATTTTGGGAAGCTGAGCTTCCGCGCCGATCCCGCCATGCACGCGGAACAGTTCAAAATTCAAAACGTGACAACCAACGAAGACCTCGCCAACGTCGCCTGA